ATGCGCGGTCGGGTAATAAACGAACGACGCACCTTGCCACCGCGTTCAAAGCGCGGGACGGAACCGCTTCAGCGTCATCGAGTTCATGACGACGGACACGGAGCTGAAGCCCATCGCGGCTCCAGCGAGGATCGGGCTCAGGACGACCTTCACGCCGAGCAGCGCACCGGTCGCGAGGATACCCGCCGCCAAGGGAATCAGGGCCGTGTTGTAGAAGAACGCCCAAAAGAGGTTCTGGCGGATCTTGCCCACGGTTCGACGGCTCAGCTGGATCGACGCGACGACGTCCCGGAGATCGTCCTTGATCAGCACGATCCCGCCCGCCTCCATGGCGACATCCGTGCCGCTCCCCAGGGCAATTCCAACGTCCGCCTCGGCGAGGGCCGGCGCGTCGTTGATCCCGTCCCCGACCATCGCGACGACCTGGCCCTGGGCTTGCAGCTCTTTGATCTTGTCCGCCTTCTGGGCCGGGAGGACTTCCGCGATCACGCGATCGACACCCGCCTGCCGGGCGATCGCCTCCGCGGTCCGTCGGTGGTCCCCCGTCAGCATGATGACCTCGATCCCCATGGCCTTGAGCGCGCGGACCGCCTCGAACGCGTGGTCCTTCAGGGTGTCCGCCACCGCGATGACGCCCGCGAGTTGGTTGTCGACGGCCAGGAGCATCGCGGTCTTGCCCTCCGCTTCGAGGCGTCCCAGCGCCGCCTCCGCGGCCACGGTCGAGATGCCCGTGTCCGCCATAACCGCGCGATTCCCGAGGAGGATCGGATGACCGAACACCGCGGCGTGGACCCCTCGGCCCGGGATTGCTTCGAACGCATCGGGCTCGTCGACCGGCACGGCTCGTTCGGAGGCCCCGCGGACGATGGCCGCGCCTAAG
The sequence above is a segment of the Thermoplasmata archaeon genome. Coding sequences within it:
- a CDS encoding HAD-IC family P-type ATPase, with translation LGAAIVRGASERAVPVDEPDAFEAIPGRGVHAAVFGHPILLGNRAVMADTGISTVAAEAALGRLEAEGKTAMLLAVDNQLAGVIAVADTLKDHAFEAVRALKAMGIEVIMLTGDHRRTAEAIARQAGVDRVIAEVLPAQKADKIKELQAQGQVVAMVGDGINDAPALAEADVGIALGSGTDVAMEAGGIVLIKDDLRDVVASIQLSRRTVGKIRQNLFWAFFYNTALIPLAAGILATGALLGVKVVLSPILAGAAMGFSSVSVVMNSMTLKRFRPAL